The DNA window GACTTTACTATTGAAAGTCCAAGTCCTGTGCCTATTCTTGCCCTCTTGTGCACCTTGTCAAGCTTGTAGTATCTTTCCCATATATTCCCTAGCTGATCCTTCGGTATGCCCTCTCCGCTGTCCACTACAGAAACTTTAACTTTATCTTTCGATATACTCTGAACAACCTTTATCCTGTTGTCCTCCCCTGTATGTGTTATGGCGTTTCCCAGCAGATTGTATATCACCTGAGATATCTTGAGTTCGTCTGCGTAAACCCAAGCGTCCTCTTCAGCTAAAAACTCTATGCTGTACCCCTTGGACTCTGTCAGCTTCGAGCATCTGTCTATGGTCCTCTCTATAAGTTCAGTCAAGTTTACTCTTGTCAGCTCAAGGCTCTCTGTTCCAGACTGTATCTTGGATATGCTCAGCACATCTGTCACAAGCCTGTTCAGCCTGTTTGCCTCGTCTATAACCACCTGCATGTTTTCAGGCGTGTTCTCCCCCGGAAGATCCCTCATGGCCTCGCTGTATCCTATTATCATGGTCAGAGGAGTCTTTAAGTCGTGAGATATATTCGCCACCAACTCTCGCTGTAGCTTCTCGGCCTTCGAAAGCTCCTCCACTGCGCTGTTGAGTGTATCTCCAAGCTCCACAACCTCTCTGTAGCCTGAGCCCTCGAATCTCACATCTTGCCCGGCATCTACTATAGTCTTGGCCGCATCGTTTATTCTCATCAGCGGGTCTGCTATCTTCTTTGAAAGCAGTATCGCGAGTCCTGCGGCGGCAACTACGAGCATTCCCGTTACATAGAGCAGCTGTGTCCTCAGAGTAGACACGGTGGTGTCTATTGGAGTTATCACAGAGTCCACGAACAGCATCTGCTTCTGTCCTGAGCTGTCCTCTACTACGTTTGCATACACTATGCTCTTCACTTCTCCTTTTTGAGGGGCTTCTTCTCTTACCCCTAAGGGCTCTGGCTTTAAAAACTGATAGCTCTTCAGCACTCCTTCTTCAGATTCTACAGCCTGCATATATATCTTCCCAATCTCTTCGCTTGAAAGCTTTTCCAGCACAGAGTCGTGCGACCTATCCGACCTTATAAAGAGACTCCCGTCCTGACCCACTATGCTTACAGAGACTTCTTCCTGAAGCGATACCTCATCTACAATGGCCTCTAGATTTTCAGATTCAAATTCAGACTCAACATATTCCGCTGTTTCTAGAACGCTCTTTACCTTTATTCGTTCGTAGAACTCGTCTAAAAACACAGTCTGCACAACCCATAGAATGGCCGTTATAAACATCACAAAACAAGTCAAGTACAAAATCAGCTTCCATTTTATGCTAAGCTCCTTCCGTCTCAAACCTATAACCCACTCCTCTCAGTGTGACTATGTGCTTGCTGCAGTCCCCAAGCCTTTTTCTAAGCAGCTTTATATGGGTGTCAAGTGTCCTGTCGTCACCATAGAAATCGTACCCCCATACCTCTGTTATAAGCTTCTCTCTTGTAAGTGCTATATTCCTGTTTTTAACCATGTAGGACAGCAGCTCATACTCCTTTGGAGAAAGGTCTATTCTGACACCGTCAAGCTTGGCTGTCCTGGCTGTGAAGTCGACCTCCAGCCCATCGCATTCAAATTTCTCTCTGGCCAGCTCCGACTTCCTTCCCCGCCCTATAACAGCTCCAACTCTCATCATCAGCTCTTTCGGCGAGAAGGGCTTCACTACGTAGTCGTCCACTCCAAGCTCGAACCCGTGTATCCTGTCGTACTCCTCGCCTCTGGCCGAAAGCATTATGACCGGAACGTCCGAGGTCTTCCTTATCTCCTTGCAAGTCGAAAATCCGTCTAGCTCCGGCATCATTACGTCTAGCACAATCAAATCTATGCTTTCGCGCCCTAATATCTCTATGGCCTCTATCCCATTTCCAGCTTCGCATACGCTGTATCCCTCGAACTCCGCGTATTTTTTTATAAGCTCTCTTATCTTCTCCTCATCGTCCACTACAAGTATCCTGTGCATCTGTCTATCCTCTCCAAACTTATATTTATTCTATTATTATACCCTTTTCCCTCAAAAATAAAAGTGTGGAGCTTTCCAAAAGCTTTACACTGGGCTATAATCGACTTATATAGAACGTTGGAGGTGCTTGTATGATAGACAGAGAAAGACTTTTAAATAGATTTTTAAGATATGTTCAAATAGACAGCGAAACCGGAAACGAGCTAGAGATGGCAGAGCTGCTTTCAGCTGAGCTTTCAGCGCTTGGATTAAGAGTGGATAGAGATGACGCCGGTGAAAAATCAAACAGCAACGGATACAATGTATACGGCTTTCTAGCGGGCGATTCAGAGTCTGAGCCTATACTACTCTCGGCCCATATGGACACTGTATCTCCCGGAGCGGGAGTGGTGCCAGTTGTGGAAAGCGGAGTGGTGAGATCAGACGGATCCACAGTGCTCGGTGGCGATGACAAGAGCGGAATAGCCATAATAATGGAGTGCATCGAGACCATAGTGGAAAAAAATATAGAGAGACGACCGATAGAAGTCGTTTTCACCATCTGTGAAGAGGGGGGGCTGAATGGAGCCAAGAACCTGGATGTATCTAAGCTGAGCGCCAAGCATGGAATTGCAATAGACTCCGGTGGCCCTATAGGCACTATATACAACAGCGGCCCTTCCCAGGACAGCTTTCATGTCAAGATCATCGGGAAAACGGCCCATGCCGGAATGGAACCTGAAAAAGGAGTTAGCGCCATAGGGATAGCTGCAGAGGCCATTTCGTCCATGCCCCTCTACAGGGTAGACGAAGACACTACAGCCAATATAGGTACAATTTCGGGAGGAGTCGCTACAAATATAATAGCTTCAGATGTGGTCATAACCGCGGAAGCTAGAAGCAAATACAACGAAAAGCTAGACCCCCAAAGCGAGACTATGAAGCGCATATTCGAAGATACGGCATCAGAAATGGGCGGGAAGGCCGTAGTGAATGTCAAGAGGGAGTACGGCGCTTTCAATGTCCCAGAAAGTCAACCGTTTGTATCGGAGCTGAAAGACGCTTTTTCTAGAGCCGGATTCGACCCGGTGTGCAAGTATGTAGGTGGCGGCGGCGATGCAAATATCTACTTTGAGCACGGAATAAATGTGGTGAACATATCCTCGGGAATGACAGATGTCCACACTGTAAAAGAGTCTATAAGAATTGAAGATATGTACAGTTGTTCTAAAGTCTTGCTTGACTTTTTAGCTTCCATATTGTAGAATTTGTCTATACATGTGGGAAAGTAGCTCAGCTGGTTAGAGTGCCACCTCGACAAGGTGGAAGTCGCTGGTTCGACCCCAGTCTTTCCTACCATAGACAGCTTTACTTAGCAAAACCCCGGCTCAATTGAGCCGGGGTTTTTTAGTCTATAAGCTTTTCAGCTGTAAACTTTCTTGTTGCAACCTTTATCAAAAAGTAGTCGGCAACGGCTACTGCCACTCCAATAGTCAGCAGTATTATTTCGTTTAGCAAAAACAGCCCTGTAGTCTGCCCCACTATAAGCATCACAACTGGAATGACTACGAACCCACTCATCTGCTGCGCTTCCTGAAAAGTGCTCACTCTTGCAGAGACTATCACCATAAATATTATGCCTAGAAGCGCTACCGCCGGAGATATCAGAAGTATCGTTATTATCCACTTCGCATTTGGAAATATGAGGCTCTCAAAGTATCTCCATCCCCCCACGTTGACTATAGCTCCGAAGACCACAAAAGAAGCTAGCGTCACCCCATATGCAGGCACAAAAGTGGAGACTACCTTTGAAAAGAAAAGCTCTTTTATGCTCATAGGCGTATAGAGAAGTGTCTCCAGCGTCTTTCGCTCTTTTTCTCCCACAAAGCTGCTCGCTCCTAGTATGCTAGAGGTCATTATAGGTATCAAAATAAAGAACACAGGAAAGATGTAGTTTACGGTCAGGTATATCAGCAGCTGCACATCGCTTTCAAAGACCTCCGATGGATCTAGAAGCGATAGCATGGGCTTCAAATCTCCCATCTCTCCAGCGCCAAGCTCAGCTGTCGCAAATATGACTACGGGAAATATAACCACAAATACAATCGGAACTATTAGCATTGGAAGCAGCATCATCTTGTTTCCAATTACCTCTTTTACATCCTTGTATATCATAGCTTTTTGAGCAGAATTCATTTTTTCTCACCACCTTGATATGCAAAGTAGAGGTCCTCTAAACTCCAATGCGACTGGTCGGCCTCATATATATCTCCGCCAGCACTTACTATCGCATTGACTATGCCAGAGGCTTCCTTGTCTCCGGAAATGGGCAATCTGTAAATTCCGCTCTCCTCATCCAAGTATCCTCTGTATTCAGATGGCAAGTTATCCCCTCTTATGTTTAAGTGTATTCCGCTGTTTTTTTCCTTCAAGAGCTCTTCAAATGTCCCGAAGCCTATAAGCCTTCCCTTGTTCAGAAAGCCGTAGAGAGAACATATCTCCTCGGCGTACTTAAGCTGATGTGTGCATAGAAACACAGTCACTCCATGCTCTTTTGCAAGCCTTTTTATCATATGCGAGACACTTCTTGCGCTTTCAGGGTCAAGCCCCGAAGTAGGCTCGTCTAGAAAAAGCACCTTGGGGCTGTGAAGCAGCGCCCTCGCCAAGGACATCCTCTTCTTCATACCTGTGCTGTAAGCCTTGACTTTCTTGTCTTTGTGCTCATATAGCCCAAGCGTATTTAGAAGCTCTTCGCTCCGGCTGGATATTTCCGACTTCTCCATGGAATATAGCTTGCCGAAAAAGTCCAGATTCTCCCACGCTGTGAGATTTTCATAGGATGATGCCGTCTCCGTCATCACCCCTGAAATCCTATGCGCTTCTGCCACATTCTCTCTGACGTCTATCCCGTGGATATTCACTCTTCCTTCAGTCTTCTCCAGAATTCCGTTTATAACCCTTACCGCTGTAGTCTTTCCAGATCCATTGGGGCCTAGAAATCCAAATATCTCTCCTTGCGGTATGCTGAATGTAAGAGAGTCTAGAACCCTAGACTCTCCAAAATTTTTGCTTAGGCCTTCCACTTCTATAGCCTTCAAATCTAAAACCTCCCAAATACAATTCTATTTCAATAGGGATTATTATAAAAATATACCCAAACTGCAATAACCATAGCCAGTGTAATCGCAGAAGCTATTCCCAGAATCTTGTTTTTTCTAATCACTCCATATACTATTCCCGCAATCGAAGCTATCGAAAGAACTATCCCTAGTAGCATTCTCCTCACTCCTTCTACTTGAACATATCTCCAAGCCCTCTAGTTATCTCGCCCATGGGATTGTTCATGCCTGGGTTCTCTCCCTTTCTGGCTCCAACGGCTTTTGAAATCCTATCGGCCATCCTGCTGAAAGGCAGCGACTGTATCCATACATGTCCTGGCCCTGTAAGAGTAGCCAGAAAAAGCCCTTCCCCTCCAAAGAGACCGCTCTTTATGTCTCCAGCAAATGCGACGTCATAGTTTACAGTCTCGCTCATAGCCACAAGGCATCCTGTGTCCAGCCTTAACACTTCCCCAGGCGAAAGCTCTTTTTTTACTATCGTTCCGCCTGCATGTATAAATGCAAGCCCGTCCCCTGTGAGCTTCTGCATTATAAAGCCTTCTCCACCGAAGAGACCGGAGCCTATTCTCTTGTTCAGATGAATTCCAACAGAGATTCCCTTAGCTGCGCATAGAAAGGCATCTTTCTGGCATATGAGGGAAGTTCCAAACTCCTTTATCTCCACAGGTATTATCTTCCCAGGATAAGGTGCTGCGAATGCCACATGCGACTTTCCAGGCCCCATATTCTGAAACGAAGTCATAAAGAGGCTCTCCCCTGTAAGTACTCTTTTTCCTGCACCCATAAGCTTGCCCATAAGGCCTTTTCCATCGTCTGTTCCGCTGCCATCTCCGAATATGGTGTCCATCTTTATGTCAGGCTCCATATACGTCATGCCCCCGGCTTCAGCGACTACGCTTTCTCCAGGGTCTAGCTCTATCTCCACAAGCTGCATATCGTCTCCGTATATCACATAGTCTATTTCGTCAGCTTGCTTGAAATTTCCCTGCGGTCCCGAAACCACCTTCGCGCCACACTCCCCACAGAATTTTGCATTGTCAGCTATATTTGCTCCACAGTTGTTGCATTTCATCTCTCTATCTCTCCTCTAGTCTAGTTTTTGTCCACATTCCGGGCAGAATTTAAGCCCACTTTCAATCTCCGAGCCGCAGCTTGGACATTTCGCCGAACTTCCTGCTGGCTCTGCCGCCACTTCGGAATTCACTTCACTCTCCATATTATACCCGCATTCCGGACAGAACTTCTTTCCAACCTCCACATTGTTTCCGCATGAAGGGCAAGGTTTCGTCTCCATTCTGACCGTGTTTTCTCCCCCTGCTCCATCGGCTTTTATGGATTCTATCTGAGCTTCTATAACCTTTATCTGCTCATTCGCCTGTGCTATCTGTCTGCAGTGCTCTGAAGGCTCAGGCTCCAACGCCACGCCGTTTTCGAACTCTTTCCAGTAGTACTCCCCTATCTGCTGCTTCGACCTTGTTATCTTGTTTTTTTCTTCGCTTATCCTGGAGTTAAGCTTCTGTATCTCCAGAAGATCGCTTGCCTTGTCAGTTGCATCTTTAGCCATATTGCTTAGTTTATCAAATAAACCCATTTCAATCCCTCCAATTATATATCTAATACTTATACAGTGCATCTTTTATTTTCAGTAGATTTATACCCCGATTCCAATGTCTGCAACTTTTTTTTGAAATAGCTTGAATTTCTAGCGTTTCAATATTAAAATGTTCTTTAAACTTATTAAATTAGAGGAGCGTGTATTTAAAGATGGAATCTGACCCTGAACAGAATAGTTTGATATTTCGATTTGCGCTAATATTATTTCTCACAGCAGTCAATGCGTTTTTCGCCTCAGCCGAAATGGCCATGGTTTCTTTGAACAGAAATAGACTGACGTCATTGGCCAAAAAAGGCAATAAAAAGGCGGTCTTGCTTGAAAAGCTTCTGTCTGAGCCGACTAAGTTTCTTTCCACAATACAGGTCGGAATAACTCTGGCTGGCTTTTTTTCAAGTGCGTCAGCAGCTACTGGTATTTCCGGAGTTTTCGGGGAGTTCCTCGGAGGTTTTGGGATACCTTACGGGACTCAAATAGCCTTTGTGGTCGTCACAGTTCTGCTTTCATATGTGACTCTCGTGTTTGGAGAGCTATACCCCAAGAGGCTCGCACTTCAAAATTCAGAGAAAATTGCGATGTTCTCTGTCAAGCCCATCATGGTAGTATATAAAATCGCCATGCCATTTGTAAAGCTACTTTCAATTTCAACCAGCCTGCTGATAAGGCTGACCGGCATGGAGACCAAGGGGCTTGAAGAGAAGGTCTCTCGTGAAGAAATTCGCTCTCTTATAGGAGTAGGTCAGGAGCATGGTGTGATAAACGAGACTGAGCGAGAAATGATAGACAGCATCTTCAGATTTGACGACAAGATCGCCAAGACGGTTATGACTCCCAGGACAGAGGTATTTATGCTGGACTTGGATATGCCCTACAGCGACTATGTCGACTCCATTGTAAGCGAAAAACATTCCAGAATACCTGTCTACCGTGGCGATATAGACAATATAATCGGGATTCTCAACTTAAAGGATTTCTTGACAGAAGCCTATGAGCTCGGCTTTGAAAACGTAGATATCGAGAAGATTATGAGGCCGCCTTATTTTGTGCCTGAGCGAAAGTATATAGACGATCTGTTTAAAGAGCTTCAGGCATCTAACACCCATATAGCTGTGCTTATAGACGAGTACGGCGGATTCTCTGGCATAGTCACCGTAGAGGATCTGCTTGAAGAGATTGTCGGAGAAATCTATGACGAATTCGACGAGGAAGACTCCAACATAAAGAAGATTTCGGAAAGCGAGTATCTTATCCGGGGTCTTGCCACTGTAGAGGATTTAAATGAGCTGCTGCATCTCAACTTGAATGAAGACTCAGAGGAGTACGACACTTTGGGTGGGCTATTACTTCACCTCATAGAGTATATCCCGGAGCCAGGCGAGAAAAAAACTGTGGAATACAAGAATCTGCTTTTCGATATAGCTTTGGTAAAAGACAACAGGATAGAGCTTGTAAAGCTCACTATACTGCCTGATAGGGATTCAAAGGAATCTGCCAAAGGTACGAGCCCGACTGAATAGTCTGGCTCTTTTTTATTGACTTGAGCCTGAATTTATGGTATATAAGAATTATGAATCTGGCACTCATCTGCGAAGAGTGCTAATAGTTTTCAAGGAGGAGATTTACTTTGACAGTGAAACAGTTTCAAGCCGAATCCAAAAGACTTCTGGATTTAATGATCAATTCAATCTACACCCACAAGGAGATCTTCCTAAGGGAGCTTATCTCAAACGCAAGCGACGCCATAGACAAGATATACTACAAGTCGCTTACAGACGAGAGCCTGGAGTTCAGTCCTGAAAGCTACTCTATAAAGCTCGTTCCAGACAAGAGCTCTAGAACTCTTAAAATTGTAGACACAGGTATAGGCATGACGGAAAGCGAGCTCGAGGAGAGCCTGGGAATCATAGCCAAGAGCGGTTCTCACGCATTCAAGAGCGAGAACGAGCTGAAAGACGGCTACGACATAATAGGACAATTCGGGGTTGGATTCTACTCCGCCTTTATGGTGGCAGACAAGGTTACCGTGGTCTCCAAGGCGCTGGGCAGCGAACAGGCCTACAGATGGGAGTCTGAAGGAGCTGAGGGCTACACAATAGAGCCTTGTGAAAAAGAGTCTGTGGGAACCGAGATAACACTTTCCATAAAGGAGAACACAGAAGACGAGAACTACGACGAATACCTCGACAAGTACAGACTAAGACAGATAGTCAAGAAGTACTCGGACTTTATAAGATACCCTATAGTTATGGAGATGGAGAAGTCCAAACTGAAAGAAGGCTCGGAAGACGAGTACGAGAACTATGTCGAAGAAGAGACAGTAAACAGCATGGTGCCTATCTGGAAGAAGAACAAGAGCGAACTCAGCGACAAGGACTACGAAAATTTCTACTCAGAGAAGCACTACGGATTCGACAAGCCTCTTATGCATATACACACAAGCGTAGAAGGGGCTGTCAGCTACAATGCGATACTCTACATTCCTGAGAGCGTGCCTTTCGACTTCTACACACCTGAGTATGAAAAAGGGCTTGAGCTCTACTCTAGCGGCGTGATGATAATGAGCAGATGTGCAGATTTGCTTCCAGACTACTTCAGCTTTGTTAAGGGCCTTGTGGACTCTGAAGACCTATCTCTGAACATATCTAGAGAGATGCTGCAGCATGACAGACAGCTGAAGCTCATAGCCAAAAACATCAAGAACAAGATAAGAAATGAGCTTAAGTCTCTGCTCAAGAACGACAGGGAGAAGTACGAATCTTTCTACAAGTCATTTGGAAGACAGCTCAAGTTCGGAGTATACAGCGATTTCGGAGCCAACAAAAAAGACCTAGAGGAACTGCTTCTGTTCCCGTCTTCAAAAGACAAGTCGCTTGTGTCGCTTAAAGAGTACCTTGACAGAAAACCTGAAGACCAGAAGTATATCTACTACGCAACTGGGGAGTCTTTGGAGAGGATAGAGAAGCTTCCTCAGACTGAGATGGTCCTAGACAAGGGGTACGAGATACTCTACTTTACAGATGAAGTAGACGAGTTCGCCATAAAGATGATGCGCTCTTACGGAGACGTGGAGTTTAAGTCTGTCTCAAGCAGCGACCTTGGAATAGAAGGCGAAGACGAGATCAAAGACGACGACACTGAGCACAAGGACATGTACGAAAAGATGAAAGAGATACTGGGCGACAGAGTCAGCTCTGTAAAGTCGTCTTCAAGGCTTAAGAGCCACCCTGTATGCTTCTCTAGCGAGGGAGATATCTCTGTCGAGATGGAGAAAGTGCTTAACGCTATGCCTTCTGGTGAAAAGGTGAAGGCTGAGAAAGTGTTGGAGATAAACACAGGCCACAGTGTTTTCAGCTCGCTTGAAAATGCTTTCAAGTCAGACCAGGAGAAATTTGCCCTCTACACAGAACTGCTGTACAGCCAAGCTGTGCTTATAGATGGGCTTTCAGTTGGAGACCCTGTGGAATTTGCAGACAATATATGCAAGCTTATGGTTTAAAAAAGAGCACCCGGAACCGGGTGCTCTTCACTTTTTTAGCCCAGCTTGGGCTTTATGCGCTCTATATAGTATGATATGGCCAGGCTCATCGCATAGTCATAGACAACGAACAGTATCTCCGAAACCATCACCACGATCCAAATAGACAGGGGAAGCTTTAGCTGTTCCGACAAAAACAGCTTTCCGACCGAGTAGCCTAAAAAAGCCAGTACATTAAACACTATTGCTTTAATCAGCCACTCAAGCTCAAATCTGTTCAGTCTCTCTATGGCGTATTTCGCCAAGGGATATACCCCAAAAAAGAATATATACGAGAGCACAAACAGCTTATCTGGAACCAAGGCAAACCCAAGCGCCGAAGACGCAGCGTATACGAGTGCTCCTACTTTTAAATCCGTCTCCACTACAGCTATAGCCACAAGCACAGATGAAGCAGCCAGCAGCGAAAGCTTTGTAGTCACAAGGACCGTGGAGAGGTAGAGCACTACGACGGAAAGCACCGTTATCATGGCGCCTCTTGATATATCTCTAGTCTTTCTATTTCTCATACGGACCCCTAGCAGCAGCTTATGAAGTCGCCGCCACAGCACTCGCAGCAGCAGTCTGTACATATAAGGCATGTGCACATGTCACAGCACGAGCCTGAGCTCTGCCTGTAGCCGCCTTGATTGCCGTAAGACCTGTAGCCCTGGTTTCTGTAGTTAAAGTTGTACATGGCATTCCTGTATTCCATATTCCCGGGCTCCATCTGCGAAGCCAGGTTTATATGCTGGTAGGCCTGGTCGTACCAGCCTTTCTTCAAGTACACAACTCCCATAAGGTAGTTCCACTCGGCTCCCCTGGTTGATATCCTTGAGAGCATGGACTCCGCTCCTGAGATATTTCCTCGCTCTATCATAGACCTTATCTCGCCGTAGCCAACTCCAGAC is part of the Andreesenia angusta genome and encodes:
- a CDS encoding TIGR00266 family protein — its product is MKCNNCGANIADNAKFCGECGAKVVSGPQGNFKQADEIDYVIYGDDMQLVEIELDPGESVVAEAGGMTYMEPDIKMDTIFGDGSGTDDGKGLMGKLMGAGKRVLTGESLFMTSFQNMGPGKSHVAFAAPYPGKIIPVEIKEFGTSLICQKDAFLCAAKGISVGIHLNKRIGSGLFGGEGFIMQKLTGDGLAFIHAGGTIVKKELSPGEVLRLDTGCLVAMSETVNYDVAFAGDIKSGLFGGEGLFLATLTGPGHVWIQSLPFSRMADRISKAVGARKGENPGMNNPMGEITRGLGDMFK
- a CDS encoding M20/M25/M40 family metallo-hydrolase, giving the protein MIDRERLLNRFLRYVQIDSETGNELEMAELLSAELSALGLRVDRDDAGEKSNSNGYNVYGFLAGDSESEPILLSAHMDTVSPGAGVVPVVESGVVRSDGSTVLGGDDKSGIAIIMECIETIVEKNIERRPIEVVFTICEEGGLNGAKNLDVSKLSAKHGIAIDSGGPIGTIYNSGPSQDSFHVKIIGKTAHAGMEPEKGVSAIGIAAEAISSMPLYRVDEDTTANIGTISGGVATNIIASDVVITAEARSKYNEKLDPQSETMKRIFEDTASEMGGKAVVNVKREYGAFNVPESQPFVSELKDAFSRAGFDPVCKYVGGGGDANIYFEHGINVVNISSGMTDVHTVKESIRIEDMYSCSKVLLDFLASIL
- the htpG gene encoding molecular chaperone HtpG, with translation MKQFQAESKRLLDLMINSIYTHKEIFLRELISNASDAIDKIYYKSLTDESLEFSPESYSIKLVPDKSSRTLKIVDTGIGMTESELEESLGIIAKSGSHAFKSENELKDGYDIIGQFGVGFYSAFMVADKVTVVSKALGSEQAYRWESEGAEGYTIEPCEKESVGTEITLSIKENTEDENYDEYLDKYRLRQIVKKYSDFIRYPIVMEMEKSKLKEGSEDEYENYVEEETVNSMVPIWKKNKSELSDKDYENFYSEKHYGFDKPLMHIHTSVEGAVSYNAILYIPESVPFDFYTPEYEKGLELYSSGVMIMSRCADLLPDYFSFVKGLVDSEDLSLNISREMLQHDRQLKLIAKNIKNKIRNELKSLLKNDREKYESFYKSFGRQLKFGVYSDFGANKKDLEELLLFPSSKDKSLVSLKEYLDRKPEDQKYIYYATGESLERIEKLPQTEMVLDKGYEILYFTDEVDEFAIKMMRSYGDVEFKSVSSSDLGIEGEDEIKDDDTEHKDMYEKMKEILGDRVSSVKSSSRLKSHPVCFSSEGDISVEMEKVLNAMPSGEKVKAEKVLEINTGHSVFSSLENAFKSDQEKFALYTELLYSQAVLIDGLSVGDPVEFADNICKLMV
- a CDS encoding J domain-containing protein, giving the protein MRDPYEVLGVQRGSSIEEIKLAYKRLVKKYHPDQYANNPLSDLAQEKLKEVNQAYDQLAGKTAASGSGNYSKSQSSSYNSQSGVGYGEIRSMIERGNISGAESMLSRISTRGAEWNYLMGVVYLKKGWYDQAYQHINLASQMEPGNMEYRNAMYNFNYRNQGYRSYGNQGGYRQSSGSCCDMCTCLICTDCCCECCGGDFISCC
- a CDS encoding response regulator transcription factor, giving the protein MHRILVVDDEEKIRELIKKYAEFEGYSVCEAGNGIEAIEILGRESIDLIVLDVMMPELDGFSTCKEIRKTSDVPVIMLSARGEEYDRIHGFELGVDDYVVKPFSPKELMMRVGAVIGRGRKSELAREKFECDGLEVDFTARTAKLDGVRIDLSPKEYELLSYMVKNRNIALTREKLITEVWGYDFYGDDRTLDTHIKLLRKRLGDCSKHIVTLRGVGYRFETEGA
- a CDS encoding sensor histidine kinase, encoding MYLTCFVMFITAILWVVQTVFLDEFYERIKVKSVLETAEYVESEFESENLEAIVDEVSLQEEVSVSIVGQDGSLFIRSDRSHDSVLEKLSSEEIGKIYMQAVESEEGVLKSYQFLKPEPLGVREEAPQKGEVKSIVYANVVEDSSGQKQMLFVDSVITPIDTTVSTLRTQLLYVTGMLVVAAAGLAILLSKKIADPLMRINDAAKTIVDAGQDVRFEGSGYREVVELGDTLNSAVEELSKAEKLQRELVANISHDLKTPLTMIIGYSEAMRDLPGENTPENMQVVIDEANRLNRLVTDVLSISKIQSGTESLELTRVNLTELIERTIDRCSKLTESKGYSIEFLAEEDAWVYADELKISQVIYNLLGNAITHTGEDNRIKVVQSISKDKVKVSVVDSGEGIPKDQLGNIWERYYKLDKVHKRARIGTGLGLSIVKSVVEMHGGSCGVDSEEGKGSEFWFELGGGKLE
- a CDS encoding ABC transporter ATP-binding protein, coding for MKAIEVEGLSKNFGESRVLDSLTFSIPQGEIFGFLGPNGSGKTTAVRVINGILEKTEGRVNIHGIDVRENVAEAHRISGVMTETASSYENLTAWENLDFFGKLYSMEKSEISSRSEELLNTLGLYEHKDKKVKAYSTGMKKRMSLARALLHSPKVLFLDEPTSGLDPESARSVSHMIKRLAKEHGVTVFLCTHQLKYAEEICSLYGFLNKGRLIGFGTFEELLKEKNSGIHLNIRGDNLPSEYRGYLDEESGIYRLPISGDKEASGIVNAIVSAGGDIYEADQSHWSLEDLYFAYQGGEKK
- a CDS encoding hemolysin family protein; this translates as MESDPEQNSLIFRFALILFLTAVNAFFASAEMAMVSLNRNRLTSLAKKGNKKAVLLEKLLSEPTKFLSTIQVGITLAGFFSSASAATGISGVFGEFLGGFGIPYGTQIAFVVVTVLLSYVTLVFGELYPKRLALQNSEKIAMFSVKPIMVVYKIAMPFVKLLSISTSLLIRLTGMETKGLEEKVSREEIRSLIGVGQEHGVINETEREMIDSIFRFDDKIAKTVMTPRTEVFMLDLDMPYSDYVDSIVSEKHSRIPVYRGDIDNIIGILNLKDFLTEAYELGFENVDIEKIMRPPYFVPERKYIDDLFKELQASNTHIAVLIDEYGGFSGIVTVEDLLEEIVGEIYDEFDEEDSNIKKISESEYLIRGLATVEDLNELLHLNLNEDSEEYDTLGGLLLHLIEYIPEPGEKKTVEYKNLLFDIALVKDNRIELVKLTILPDRDSKESAKGTSPTE
- a CDS encoding ABC transporter permease translates to MNSAQKAMIYKDVKEVIGNKMMLLPMLIVPIVFVVIFPVVIFATAELGAGEMGDLKPMLSLLDPSEVFESDVQLLIYLTVNYIFPVFFILIPIMTSSILGASSFVGEKERKTLETLLYTPMSIKELFFSKVVSTFVPAYGVTLASFVVFGAIVNVGGWRYFESLIFPNAKWIITILLISPAVALLGIIFMVIVSARVSTFQEAQQMSGFVVIPVVMLIVGQTTGLFLLNEIILLTIGVAVAVADYFLIKVATRKFTAEKLID
- a CDS encoding zinc ribbon domain-containing protein is translated as MGLFDKLSNMAKDATDKASDLLEIQKLNSRISEEKNKITRSKQQIGEYYWKEFENGVALEPEPSEHCRQIAQANEQIKVIEAQIESIKADGAGGENTVRMETKPCPSCGNNVEVGKKFCPECGYNMESEVNSEVAAEPAGSSAKCPSCGSEIESGLKFCPECGQKLD